In Stomoxys calcitrans chromosome 2, idStoCalc2.1, whole genome shotgun sequence, the following proteins share a genomic window:
- the LOC106080580 gene encoding lysoplasmalogenase-like protein TMEM86A isoform X1: MTDLIHLVSPYSPLHAECKSQSLNLAPFLNFVVLYFAFVRNPQGELYTTILKCAPIVSLMFFVVMKGFGLSKEYRYSQLILIGLIFSCGGDILLNIDMFPHGMGSFGVAQIFYISAFGFKPLKWKLGLPFYVLGAIAVGLVFNRLEGVLIAGLPIYGCLLLTMCWRSLARAVDQKSSLFIFCAIGSILFVLSDSMIAIDMFLLKIPYARLWIMITYYLAQFAIALSTATELSKKKSGKTSPKSIQSRNNSVRRRVKSKD, encoded by the exons tGTAAAAGCCAGAGTCTTAATTTGGCTCCCTTCTTGAATTTTGTAGTGCTGTATTTTGCATTTGTCAGAAATCCACAAGGCGAGCTATACACCACAATTCTAAAATGTGCACCAATTGTGAGTCTAATGTTTTTTGTGGTTATGAAGGGTTTTGGCCTCAGCAAAGA ATACAGGTACTCCCAGCTCATACTCATCGGTCTGATATTCTCCTGTGGAGGTGACATTTTGCTCAACATTGACATGTTTCCCCATGGCATGGGATCCTTTGGGGTGGCACAAATATTTTACATATCAGCATTTGGCTTTAAGCCATTGAAATGGAAACTTGGCTTGCCATTTTATGTACTAGGAGCCATAG CTGTTGGCTTGGTCTTTAATAGACTGGAAGGTGTATTAATTGCCGGTCTTCCCATTTATGGTTGTTTGCTTTTAACCATGTGCTGGCGTTCTTTGGCCCGTGCCGTGGATCAGAAAAGCTCGTTGTTTATATTCTGTGCTATAGGcagcattttgtttgttttgtcggACAGCATGATTGCCATCGATATGTTTTTACTGAAAATACCATATGCCAGG CTATGGATCATGATCACCTACTATTTGGCCCAGTTTGCCATTGCATTGAGTACTGCCACTGAACTTAGCAAAAAGAAATCTGgcaaaacatcacccaaatcgATACAGAGTCGCAATAACAGCGTTCGTCGTCGTGTAAAATCAAAAGACTGA
- the LOC106080580 gene encoding lysoplasmalogenase-like protein TMEM86A isoform X2: MTDLIHLCKSQSLNLAPFLNFVVLYFAFVRNPQGELYTTILKCAPIVSLMFFVVMKGFGLSKEYRYSQLILIGLIFSCGGDILLNIDMFPHGMGSFGVAQIFYISAFGFKPLKWKLGLPFYVLGAIAVGLVFNRLEGVLIAGLPIYGCLLLTMCWRSLARAVDQKSSLFIFCAIGSILFVLSDSMIAIDMFLLKIPYARLWIMITYYLAQFAIALSTATELSKKKSGKTSPKSIQSRNNSVRRRVKSKD, translated from the exons tGTAAAAGCCAGAGTCTTAATTTGGCTCCCTTCTTGAATTTTGTAGTGCTGTATTTTGCATTTGTCAGAAATCCACAAGGCGAGCTATACACCACAATTCTAAAATGTGCACCAATTGTGAGTCTAATGTTTTTTGTGGTTATGAAGGGTTTTGGCCTCAGCAAAGA ATACAGGTACTCCCAGCTCATACTCATCGGTCTGATATTCTCCTGTGGAGGTGACATTTTGCTCAACATTGACATGTTTCCCCATGGCATGGGATCCTTTGGGGTGGCACAAATATTTTACATATCAGCATTTGGCTTTAAGCCATTGAAATGGAAACTTGGCTTGCCATTTTATGTACTAGGAGCCATAG CTGTTGGCTTGGTCTTTAATAGACTGGAAGGTGTATTAATTGCCGGTCTTCCCATTTATGGTTGTTTGCTTTTAACCATGTGCTGGCGTTCTTTGGCCCGTGCCGTGGATCAGAAAAGCTCGTTGTTTATATTCTGTGCTATAGGcagcattttgtttgttttgtcggACAGCATGATTGCCATCGATATGTTTTTACTGAAAATACCATATGCCAGG CTATGGATCATGATCACCTACTATTTGGCCCAGTTTGCCATTGCATTGAGTACTGCCACTGAACTTAGCAAAAAGAAATCTGgcaaaacatcacccaaatcgATACAGAGTCGCAATAACAGCGTTCGTCGTCGTGTAAAATCAAAAGACTGA